In Sebastes fasciatus isolate fSebFas1 chromosome 8, fSebFas1.pri, whole genome shotgun sequence, the DNA window AACCTTCTCTtgttccatctgtctggatctactgaaggatccggtggctattccctgtggacacagctactgcatgaactgtattaaaagcttctgggatggagaggatgagaagaagatccacagctgccctcagtgtaggcagaccttcacacagaggcctgtcctgctgaaaaacaccatgttagcagttttagtggaggaactgaagaagactggactccaagctgctcctgctgatcactgctatgctggacctgaagatgtggcctgtgatgtctgcactgggaggaaactgaaagccttcaagtcctgtctgatgtgtctggtctcttactgtgagaaacacctccagtcTCATTACGATGTAGCtcaattaaagaaacacaagctggtggagccctccgagaagctccaggagaacatctgctctcgtcacgatgaggtgatgaagatgttctgtcgtactgatcagcagtgtatctgttatctctgccctgtggatgaacataaaggccacgacaccgtctcagctgcagtaGAAAGgactgagaggcagagagagctggaggtgagtcgactcaacatccagcagaggatccaggacagagagaaagatgtgaagctgctccaacaggaggtggaggctgtcaatcgctctgctgataaagcagtggaggacagtgagaagatcttcaccgagctgatccgtctcatggagaaaagaagctgtgatgtgaagcagcaggtcagatcccagcagaaaacccaagtgagtcgagtcaaagagcttcaggagaagctggagcaggagatcactgagctgaagaggagagacgctgagatgaagctgctgtcacacacagaggatctcAACCAGTTTCTACTCAACTgcccctcactgtcaccactcagtgaatctacatccagcatcaatatccatcctctgagctactttgaggacgtgacggcggctgtgtcagaagtcagagataaactacagg includes these proteins:
- the LOC141772275 gene encoding tripartite motif-containing protein 16-like, which gives rise to MAQKGVQLERETFSCSICLDLLKDPVAIPCGHSYCMNCIKSFWDGEDEKKIHSCPQCRQTFTQRPVLLKNTMLAVLVEELKKTGLQAAPADHCYAGPEDVACDVCTGRKLKAFKSCLMCLVSYCEKHLQSHYDVAQLKKHKLVEPSEKLQENICSRHDEVMKMFCRTDQQCICYLCPVDEHKGHDTVSAAVERTERQRELEVSRLNIQQRIQDREKDVKLLQQEVEAVNRSADKAVEDSEKIFTELIRLMEKRSCDVKQQVRSQQKTQVSRVKELQEKLEQEITELKRRDAEMKLLSHTEDLNQFLLNCPSLSPLSESTSSINIHPLSYFEDVTAAVSEVRDKLQDVLREKWTNISQTVTEVDVLLPQPEPKTRAGFLKYSREITLDPNTANTLLLLSEGNRKATLKLQHQSYSSHPDRFTGYCYQVLSRESLTGRCYWEVERRGRGVHVAVTFKSISRAGGSNECGFGYNDKSWALDCQQNSYIFLYNNIKTPVSGPQSFRVGVYLDHSAGILSFYSVSETMTLLHRVQTTFTEPLYAGFRLYSMWEDSAEFCKLK